A stretch of DNA from Longimicrobiales bacterium:
ACCTCGGCTTTCAGGGCGGATGCGTACCCAATGTACTCAAGCCGGATCGAGACGAGTCCCGGTGTCAGCCCCGCGACGCTGAACCGCCCATCGCCGTCCGTGAGCAACTGACTGCCGCTCGGAAGCACTGTGACCGTGGCACCTTGAAGAGGTCTCAGGTCCGCCGCGTCCATGACTCGACCACGCAGAGACGCCTCTTGGGCGGCGATCCCGACGGCGGCCCCGCAGACCAGCGCGCCAACAGCGATGCCGACTCGAGCAATGGACCGCGGAATCAGAGACAGAAAGATCAGGGTGCAGACGCCGGAGAGCGCCCAAGCGGGAACTGCGACCAGTGGAGCCTCAGCATTCCGTAATGCGATCCCGACCAGAGCCCAAGCGACGACCGGCAGGAAGACACTGACACCCCGGACCCGGCCCATGTATCCGCCCAGGGCCGTGGCCACCGTCATCATGATGACGGCCCAGATGGCCTCATCGATTCCGAATCCACTCCAGCGGTACGCGACTGCGAGCTGGAACGCGTTCGCGATCAAGGCAACGGAAATCCAAGACAGATAGAGACCGAACGGTAGTGCTACGAGGACCCGGTCACGACGAGACAGTCCACGAGGATCTCCCACCCGAATATGGATCGTGATCAGGTTCACGAGAAGCCCTACCATAAGCACGATCGCTGGCACGAAGAAGCTGAAGGAAAAGGCGACGACCCACCCCACGTTTAGGGCCGCGTTGACCGGCCACATCCAGCCTATCCGCACGTGGGGACCCATGCTCCCCCGACCTAGCAGCGCCAGGTCGACCACATAGGCGAACAGCCCCGTGTAGATCACGCTCCAGATGCCAAATACGTAGCCAGCGGGCAGGAAGGCAGACGGGTAACGATTGGCGATCGTGCCGATCGACTCTCCCGACAGAGCGCCTGACCCCGCAAGCGCATTGAGCCAGAGCACGATACCGAACGCTAGGGCACCTACTAGCGGGCGCAGTCGGTTTCCTCGAACAGCCAGGTTAGTCAGCAAGTTCATGCACCACGCCATCGACCAAATGGTTCTCGTGTTGGAACGCCGAGCCCACGAAGCGAACGAAGATGAAGCCGGCCTGACAGATGTTGGCGATTAACGCCGTGACGTACAGCGCGGGTGCGTTTCCGAAGGACACGCCCAGAACCACCGCGATCAGACTCAGTTGCTCTGTGACTTCGAGGAGCGCAACTACGCTCACGGCGAGGCGATCGGGATCGAAGGCCCCACGCACTGGCTTGTAAGCACTCACGAAGGAAAAGATTATGCCGTTGTCGAAGATCAGGAACGCAAGGGCGGCAAGACGCCACGCCAACCCGGCCTCGATCCCGTAGCCTGCCAGACCTACGGGAATCAATGCGGCGGCGACTCCTGCGACGCTGCTCGAGATTACGAGTCGCAGCCTGAAGAGGTCGTGAACTGCGGCCGCCACCTCGTCCGCACCTCGGCGAAGGACACTCACGAGAGCTGCGAAGCCAGCGAAGGTTGCGCAGATCTCTGCAAGGGACAGAAGAGTTTCGGTATTCTCCACTATAAACCACTCACCCCCAGGCTGCGCCCGATCAGCACACCCGCGCTGGCCGCCAAGGCAGTCACGAACGATCCCCACGCGATATCCATCAGCGCGACCCGCAGCGGAAAGTCACGAAAGACTGCCATCGCTGTGAGGTCGAACGTGGAGTAGGCAACAAGGCCGAGCAGCCCTCCGAGCAACGCCCCTCGGGTGACTCCATCCTCCTGGAGTCCCGGCAGAACCGCGAATACGAGGATTCCCACCAGGTAGATGGCGTAGAAAACGAGTCCTGGAGCGATCGAAAATTGCGCACCCATGAGGTGTCCGACCTCAGAGCGAAACAGATCGGCCGCGAAGAGTCGTAGCCACAGAGCTTCCGCGGCAAGCAAGATCCCGCCAGTTAGCAGATAGAGGAGTGGGATATTCATTCATGGTACTCCAAGGCGAGCCCTGAAGGCTCGGAAAGACGAGTTACTCTAATAACATGGACAAAGGCTAGACACAGTGCAAGGAACCTGCGTAATTAGTGAATATTTATTGGACAGGAGTGATACGGACATGCAGTTCGAAGCAATCCCTGAGGGCTCTTCAACACGCCTCGTCGAGACCGCGTTCTTCCCACTGACAGGCTTTCTCGGATGGCTGTGCTGGTGCAGGATCTATCCCCTGCACTCGCGAATTTTCAGCGACCTGGTCCATGCGATCGCGGCACGTGGGATCAGGCACGGTCTCGTGGCTTGTCCTTGGGTCTGACGCACCCGCGGATTGAGCTGACCCAAGCAGCTCCACTGAAACCGGACGGAGAGTGGGTCCTCTACTGGATGACCGCTTCTCGACGATTGGGCTGGAATCATGCCCTGGACCGCGCGGTTCAGACGGCACAAGAACTCGCGAAACCACTCCTCATTCTTGAAGCGGTCCGCTCCGGATATAGGTGGGCGTCCGACCGACATCACCGGTTCCTTCTCGACGGGATGGCGGAGCATTGGAACGCTCTCCGGGACACCCCGGTCGGGTACTACCCATATGTAGAACGCGGCCACCACGATGACCGAGGCCTGCTGTCGAGTCTGGCAGCCCTCGCCTGCTGCGTGGTGACCGACGACTCGCCGGTCCACTTCACCCGCGATCTCGTGAGCGCGGGCAGCAGGCTCCAGGGAGTCCGCGTCGAAGCCGTCGACAGCTGCGGGTTGCTCCCGATCCGGACCCCAGGGCGCACGTTTTCGGCCGCGTATCACTTTCGCCGCTATCTGCAACGAGAACTGCCCCGGCATCTCGGCGACGCTCCGAACCCCGACCCGCTCGCAGACGCAGGCCTCGTCCCATGCCCACCACTCCCGGACGACATCGCCGCACGTTGGCCCCCGGCCTCCCTAGAAGAACTCGAGTCCCACACCTTCCTTGTATCGCTACCGATCGACCACAGCGTGGCCGCGATCTCGAATCGGGGTGGCACAAAGCCCGCGACTGCTCGACTCCATCGTTTCTTGAACCAGTCGCTGTCGCGCTATGACTGCGATCGGAACCATCCAGACCTTGAGGCCGCCAGCGGTCTCTCCCCGTGGCTCCACTTCGGACACTTGTCAGCACACGAGGTCTTCCGTGCCGTCGCAGACCTCCAGAGCTGGAGTCCGCTGCGTCTATCCGAGGTCGCTGACGGACGGAGAGCCGGCTGGTGGGGGATGACGGTGGAGTCCGAGGCCTTCCTCGATCAACTCGTCACCTGGCGAGAGCTCAGCTACGGGTACTGCACGATGGTCCCGGACTACGACCACTATGAAACGCTCCCGGAGTGGGCTCGAAACACGCTTGAAGCCCACGCGTCCGACCTGAGGCCCTGGGTCTACGAACTCGACGAGTTGGAGAACGCCAAGACGCATGACGCACTCTGGAACGCCGCCCAGCGTCAATTGAGAAGCGACGGTATCGTGCACAACTACCTCCGCATGCTGTGGGGCAAGAAGATTCTGGAATGGACTTCCAGCCCGCAAGAGGCGCTCGAAGTCATGATCCACCTAAACAACCGCTGGGCGATCGACGGGCGGGACCCCAACTCGTACAGCGGGATCGCCTGGTGCCTAGGTCGCTTCGACCGGGGCTGGCCGGAGCGAGCGGTCTTCGGAAAGGTCCGCTCCATGACCTCGGACTCAGCGCGGCGGAAGATCCGCCTGAAGCGCTACCTCGAGGAGTGGTGCGGTCCCTGACGTGGGACAATGGACCCTGATAGGCGAGAGCGAACCGCCCCGGATCGCTTGCCCCGTCACTCGAAGTGATAAATCAAGAGCTAAAAAAGGGAAGATAAAAAAAGAGCCGCGATCAAGCCGAAACCTAAAAGGATACCGTGGCGGTCTTTCCGAGGACGTGACGGCAAATGGAGCGGGTGCGGGCTGGGGCCGAACCGGGAAATAATGGAGGCCCGTCCAGATCCCTGCGGACCGGGCTTCAGCCTGCGGGAGAAGTGACAACAGCCATGTCAGGCCACTGAGAAATGTGCCGACACCCGAAGGTCGGGTGACTTAGATGTTCGGCCGGAGGCGGCTCAGGTTAGAGCGCCCGACGGGGGAAACGGCAGATCTCCCAACCCGTCGTGTACCCAAACGCCGCTCGGGAGAGAATCCGCGGCAAGCAGCGAGGCAGCCCTACCGCCGATCAGGAGCGCAACGGACGGATCAAGCTGGTCACGAAGCGCGATGATCGCACGCTGCGTCTCGTCCAAGTGCTCGCGCCGAACAACACTGATCGCAACGGCGGAAGCCTCGACTCCCCGGGCAGCAGCCACGATCTCGGACACGGGAAGGTCCGTACCGAGATACTTCACAGTCCATCCCTGCAAGACTGCCGCAGTCGAAAAGATCCGTGCACCCAACCCATGTCGTTCACCGGGCAGCGTTGTAACCACCAAGCTGGGACCGTCCGGGGACCGTGATACGTTGATGAGGCGCTCGAGGACCTGATCCACCACCTCTGAGCCCAGATGCTCCTGTGCCGGAGACACTTCATCGTCCACCCACCCCTTGCCGATCCGCTCCAAAAGGGGCCCGACCACGTCACTCAGGAAGGTCTTCCCCCCCAGCGATAGCACTGCTCTCCAAAGCATCCGCTCCAGCCCTTCAGCGTCAAACGCAAGGACACGGGCATAGCCTTGCTCCACTTGCTCCGCTGGACCCCATGTGGATCCATCGGACGTACCCGGCGTGACGGCAACCCGATCTTCCATAAGGAGGGCCGTCGCGTCCTGCGGGGTAAGTGAAGCCACCATGCTAATCGACCGCCCCCCTTCCGTGAGCTCACGAAGTACGCCGAGCCTCTCGAGGTCGTAATCCGAATAAAGCCTTTGCCCTCCCTCCGATCTGGTGGGCTGCACCGCCTGGTACCGCCTCTCCCATGCGCGAATGGTTGCCGCAGTGAGCCCAGTGCGCTGAGCAATGACCCGTATCGGGTGGCGAGGCGTGTCGTGCGTGGATTTCATAGGCTAACAATAGCTTTCTGTTGAATTTCTGTCAAATATAATTGGTAGAATATCTTGACAATGCCGAACGTGCGCTTATTTTAGCTAAACAATAGTTAGACAACTATTTCGCAGCCTGGGCAAAACGCAACCCGCCGGGTCCGCCCCTCGCCAGGAATCGAAATGCGTATCGCGATCATTGGCAGCGGCGTCTCCGGACTCGTCGCTGCGCACATGCTCCACCACCATCACGACGTGACCGTCTTCGAGTCGCGATCGAAAATCGGAGGGCACGTAAGAACAATCGACGTGACGGGGCCCGCCGGTGAGCAGTTCGCAATCGACATCGGGTTCATTGTCTACAATGAGGTGAACTACCCGCTTTTCACGAGTCTGCTAAACAGTCTCGGAGTGGCGGGCCGTCCGTCCGAAATGAGCTTTGGCGTTCGCTCCGATCGTTCAGGGCTGGAGTACAGCAGTGCCAACGTGCGCTCGATGTTTGCTCAACCGGCAAACCTCATGCGCCCCGGCTTCTACAAGATGATCCGTGATATCCTGCGATTCCACCGAGAGGCACCTCCCGCGATTCGCAACGGGGCAGGTTCGATGTCGCTCGGTGAGTACCTCGTCTCGGCCGACTATTCACCTCGCCTCGCCACCGACTTCCTGAAGCCGATGGGATCGGCTCTCTGGTCCATCCCGCAGGGCCAAGTGATGGAGATGCCCGCCGAGTTCTTCGTCCGTTTCTTCGAGAACCACGGCATGCTGACGGTAAACGACCAGCCCGAGTGGCGCGTGATCGAAGGTGGATCCACTCGATACATCGAGGCCTTGGCGCAGCCCTTCCGTGACCGGATCCGGACGGGGACAGCCGTCAGGCACGTCAACAGAACTCTCAGCGAGGTCTCTGTAGACGGAGAGATGTTCGACGAAGTGATCTTCGCGTGTCACGCGGATCAGGCACTTAAGCTCCTTTCGGACGCCACGCCCGGGGAGCGTGAAGTGTTGGGGGCCTTGCCTTTCCAGGCCAACGACGTGGTCCTGCATACGGACACATCGGTTCTGCCCCGAGCACGGAAGGCATGGGCTTC
This window harbors:
- a CDS encoding DUF2177 family protein; the encoded protein is MNIPLLYLLTGGILLAAEALWLRLFAADLFRSEVGHLMGAQFSIAPGLVFYAIYLVGILVFAVLPGLQEDGVTRGALLGGLLGLVAYSTFDLTAMAVFRDFPLRVALMDIAWGSFVTALAASAGVLIGRSLGVSGL
- a CDS encoding MerR family transcriptional regulator; the protein is MKSTHDTPRHPIRVIAQRTGLTAATIRAWERRYQAVQPTRSEGGQRLYSDYDLERLGVLRELTEGGRSISMVASLTPQDATALLMEDRVAVTPGTSDGSTWGPAEQVEQGYARVLAFDAEGLERMLWRAVLSLGGKTFLSDVVGPLLERIGKGWVDDEVSPAQEHLGSEVVDQVLERLINVSRSPDGPSLVVTTLPGERHGLGARIFSTAAVLQGWTVKYLGTDLPVSEIVAAARGVEASAVAISVVRREHLDETQRAIIALRDQLDPSVALLIGGRAASLLAADSLPSGVWVHDGLGDLPFPPSGALT
- a CDS encoding FAD-dependent oxidoreductase, whose product is MRIAIIGSGVSGLVAAHMLHHHHDVTVFESRSKIGGHVRTIDVTGPAGEQFAIDIGFIVYNEVNYPLFTSLLNSLGVAGRPSEMSFGVRSDRSGLEYSSANVRSMFAQPANLMRPGFYKMIRDILRFHREAPPAIRNGAGSMSLGEYLVSADYSPRLATDFLKPMGSALWSIPQGQVMEMPAEFFVRFFENHGMLTVNDQPEWRVIEGGSTRYIEALAQPFRDRIRTGTAVRHVNRTLSEVSVDGEMFDEVIFACHADQALKLLSDATPGEREVLGALPFQANDVVLHTDTSVLPRARKAWASWNYRVGATDDVSATVTYNMNRLQTLDSPTTYCVTLNDTASIDPSSILHRTTFSHPHFTRDGIAAQARHAEISGPNRTHYCGAYWGFGFHEDGVRSAVGVAERLGGAL